From the Verrucomicrobiota bacterium genome, one window contains:
- a CDS encoding DUF2442 domain-containing protein, whose product MKYGSIGTDTSASEVTDISPFGIWLLHRGKEYFLSFEEFPWFREASVSKVFSVVDESEEHLRWPELDVDLSLNSIRDPGVYPLVYESQATYGEKEASGTPDKPES is encoded by the coding sequence ATGAAATACGGCAGCATTGGAACAGACACTTCGGCCTCTGAAGTCACGGATATTTCCCCCTTCGGAATCTGGCTCTTGCATAGGGGAAAAGAATACTTCCTCTCTTTTGAGGAATTCCCCTGGTTTAGGGAGGCATCTGTTAGCAAGGTTTTTTCCGTAGTTGATGAAAGTGAGGAGCATTTGCGCTGGCCGGAACTTGACGTGGACCTTTCACTGAATTCGATTAGGGATCCTGGAGTCTATCCTTTGGTTTATGAATCCCAGGCAACCTACGGCGAAAAAGAAGCTTCTGGAACTCCGGACAAACCGGAGTCCTAA